The following proteins come from a genomic window of Natronosalvus vescus:
- a CDS encoding type 1 glutamine amidotransferase, translating into MADPTILVVHNEVDDEYAYHCDALASYVPNALECDFPAGERPAFEGVDGVILTGSTAGVYEVDDQPWIADQESLVRDLLEREIPTLGVCFGHQIVNAALGGTVEAGETTSKLVTADLAEDPLFDDVEPIFPAVHGDVVTELGLGLEPIASASYYPAFATRHRDAPLWTTQFHPEFTADLRDRLEADFGWTETEHDFADVNAVRVFENFQTLVEEGGSSR; encoded by the coding sequence ATGGCCGACCCGACGATCCTCGTCGTCCACAACGAGGTCGACGACGAGTACGCCTACCACTGTGACGCGCTCGCGTCGTACGTTCCGAACGCGCTCGAGTGTGACTTCCCGGCCGGTGAGCGACCCGCATTCGAGGGCGTCGACGGTGTCATCCTCACCGGGAGCACCGCTGGCGTGTACGAGGTCGACGACCAACCGTGGATCGCCGACCAGGAATCGCTCGTTCGCGACCTGCTCGAGCGCGAAATTCCAACGCTGGGCGTCTGTTTCGGCCACCAGATCGTCAACGCGGCACTCGGCGGCACCGTCGAAGCCGGAGAAACGACGTCCAAGCTCGTCACTGCCGACCTCGCGGAGGATCCGCTCTTCGACGACGTCGAACCCATTTTTCCGGCGGTACACGGCGACGTCGTCACTGAACTCGGTTTGGGGCTGGAACCGATCGCGAGCGCGTCGTACTATCCCGCGTTCGCCACCCGCCACCGCGATGCGCCGCTGTGGACGACGCAGTTCCACCCAGAGTTCACGGCCGATCTGCGCGATCGGCTCGAGGCGGATTTCGGCTGGACGGAGACCGAACACGACTTCGCCGACGTGAACGCGGTGCGGGTCTTCGAGAACTTTCAGACGCTCGTCGAAGAGGGTGGCTCGAGTCGGTAG